A stretch of DNA from Triticum dicoccoides isolate Atlit2015 ecotype Zavitan chromosome 2A, WEW_v2.0, whole genome shotgun sequence:
agggtacaagcgatagaggaacgagaagcaaatcgcagcaaacgtactgccgaagcctcccccgaagctaccccatcatcacagcgcagaagcagcgtggcttccaccgagctgcttcagccggagcatgccttgacgactcctgccagctatcctgtggatgctataacggagtctcaaaattgccaccttatgacgcaatggatgaatttgaaggtcaaggcggctgttggctctgtttatcctactgaacccggcgcaacttttcactgccggccgattccagaaggatatgctagggtgatggtggatgagataacggagggatttgaggacctccagcttgaccaccctaccggtgaaggggagactcggctggggtctgctctgaagactccatgcctatggcggaaggagctcatcaaccttccgaactggacgcctccgcctcctcctcctcctccggcgagtcagggcactccgcctcctccaccgcctccttctccggcgagtgacgatcagggccctcggccggctccttctccggcgcgtggcggcactccgcctccgtctccgcctgcgccgacgcgcccgagcagccagcctcctccttctccgcctcgtcagcaagggtggaagagacctgccgccgctccagctgctccggtgcgttgtagtccttctcctccgcctcttaagcaagtaaagaagacaaccgcttcgtctgctcggtcggcgtctagcagtacagccagaggcaggagGACATAcatattcggtccttctctgaagactctagagaacgccgagatcgcgcaagaagaagtgaggaaattctttgaaggggtgaaagcaaagaaacatccacctccggaggagaaggtagatcgggtgaaagtgaagcgcactctggctgccctgacaaaaccaccgaagtctgatccgccgaaaggaaactatgaccgcattattggaaaggaatttgccgaagcagagcggtcgggaagtactgtcagtgatcaaaggctgaaagaacgacgagctgggaaacaaattgcccatctcggcaaacaagcgaagcaatcatgccccccgctcaaggtgcctagccacaatgtcgctaatgatccgaggatggtgcccggttatagcaatcttgcagattacctgcccgacgaagtacattatgaacccatggacatgcagatacaaagatacgagtacgggaagcatcTCGtcgaagatgaaagatctctatcaacgatgatgcgaagattgcatgattggtacttgaaaatctgcagagactctggggggaggagtactttgtatgtgaaagttaaaaaggaacatgacctcgttggaattgatctgttgcctgttccatttgaggagttctatcagtttttcaatcaattggccctcgataaaacaacggtcgcctgctactgtctgtaagtagtactacttctgtcattaagtttctctatatagcttagctctttcattgcatgtatttataatcatcctcactatattatgcagattgaagatcgtcgaattgaagaaaagacaagtcggtgatattgggttcattaacacatatctcatagatgcaactcaggttaaacttcatgccgcagctaccgaggccaacttgctacaatcgttcgtaataaatcaaaacaaagatataatactctttccttacaacttcaagtgagtgttactgtcttgtgcgtattcggtttcccttatatattagtcaaggttatagtaatgtaattcatgagttatgcatgcgtgtgcagtttccactgtattctcctagagattaagcttgaacagggactagtaaccgtcttagactcaaaacgaaaagatccccaggactatgcagacatgactgaaatcctcaagaagtaagttaaatagatcattatccaccatatcagcaactttgttcatttcctgatatcaagtaattgttttctttgtccggcagggtttggagaaaattcaccaaaaaagttccgggactgccgaaggagctggaatttagacacccgaaaataagtactatagtagcatgttccgcgcatctcctagtgattcaagcgctagtttcatcaataccatttagcattcttgcttatcagtttgattgacctctatttcttgtaaagtggttgtggcaggaacaagggaatgatttctgtggatactacatctgcgagtccatccgccacacgacgtgtgagcggggcgggtactctaacgaacaatatgaagtacgtaaataacaatattcacaattttattttattaccatcatttgtgttgagtttcattcattcatatatatatgtattgacccccttcttcaaattagatgtttcggaagcgggatgaactcctagcaccagctcgcatgcgagcaattcaagaggaattggcggcattctttcttgaccacgtgatccctgaagacggagaattctatgtggaccctgagtccgtatgattatatttgtaagaggtaattattgtatatatgtagctggtagtgtcagatagatataggagaacttgttgttcgaccaatctctcggagaaggagaggtggtcgatatcacttctctctgtatgcatatatgttcatgacgatcttctgtttccttcatttgctttactagctagccagcgtgtctagtcctctctatacgtatgtatagtacgtagcgtcgaccaagcacggacataagagaggacacttctctataTTAATTATAGcttgctaacacaatatatgaaacacctaaattaaccccccaaaacccccaaccccccccccctttcaaaaaaaacaaaaaccccagccacagaaatgctgacgcgtggatgcctattggtcccggttggtgccaccaaccgggaccaaagggtctcctgactgggctctgcgcactgcccatgtggagggcctttagtcccggttctggattgaaccgggactaaaggggggaggtattagtaccgacactttagtcccggttcaggaaccgggactaaaggcccttacgaaccgggactataggccctttttctaccagtgatgtaCTATTTCTGTCTATGCTACAGATTTGGTTTAGTAGTCACTTTTCTGCTACGTATTAAATGCCAACATATGCATCTCCTCTTGTGCATGTATATGCATGTGCATGTGTTTCTTCGTATTTATTTTATGATTTTAAAATATTAAAAGACATGACTTTCAATCCGTGTGTCAAAATTCAGATCCGTTTTCATCGTTGAAACCCTCGCGACGTGCTCTTCAAAAGTAGATTCCACATGGGGATGTTTCGGCGAACTAGTCTTTCTGCCAACTAAACGTCAATGTGTGTGTaactagactacattgccgcgccaactgagcatatatgtatgtaactagtcctgccaactaaatatcaatgtgtgtgtaaCTAGACTACATTGCCGCCTCGATTGTGCATATGCGTGTGTGCAATtagtgtcctgccaactaaacatcaatgtgtgtgcaactagacttacATTAAAAGCCAACTAAGCATATGTATGTacaactagtcttcctgccaactaaatattaatgtgtgtgcaactagactacattacaagtaGGAAGGATGGTTGCACATCTACGACTAGGTAGTTGACCACGGCAGTAGACTAGTTGTAAATCAGGTTGTCATGGTTGTTGCGTTGCAACCACATAGGAAGTTGGATTATGCAGCTCTaaaattttattttgaaaaaagttgcaccatgtagtactaaagttgcacaaCACAGTATTAAAGTTGCACTATATAGCTCCAAAATTGGCATAAAAAATGCATCGAAACATACCCATGCTGGATGTAATTTTAAAGATATCGATGAGGAGTCCAAAGGTGAAAACGGATCTGAATTCCGATACAAGGTTTGAAAAATATGACTTTTTAAATTTTTGTGAAAGGTAGTTAAATCAGTCACATGCGGAGAGAATGGACATCACGTACTATTTTTCCCTTTAATTATATTCTCTGACCCATTATTTTAAAGAGCAACAGTCCAAAACCAGTTCAAATGATTCAACACAGACAGCATCTGATCTATGTCCGCACGGAATCGAGTGGCCTGAAGCCGGCCGCTCGGTTCTCCCAAACAGTGTGTATGCACTTTTTAGATTTTAGGAACTTTTTAATGAATCGACGGTAGAGATGCTCTTAGTCAAATGAAAACCTTGacttatttgaaaaaaaaaacattgACTGCCCGCGCGCGGGGAGCTGTTTCCTTCTAATCGTAGGGTCGGGCCGGGGTCCAGTGCGGCGGCGTAGGGCTGGAATGGGCGGACACGACACGCGAGTCCAGCAGCTCGATGGTGCGCGCGAGCTTGACGCAGCGGGGCGCCTTGTACTGGTTGATGGACGCTCCCCTGGAGACGGCGTCGTCCATGAGCTCCTCGAATGTGCTGGGCCAGATGAcccggatctcgagcggtccgatcgACCCGTCTGTACACCGCGTTGAGGACCTCCTCCATCCCCAGCAGCACCCGTCGAGGGTCTCCTTGTGCACCGCCGCCGTGCCCCTGCCCGTCTTCAGCAGCTCCCAGTGGATGACGTAGTGCCCCGGGATGCGCCCGGCCCACGGCGGGCTGCAGCTCGGCCTCGTCGGTCTTGTCCGTCTTGACGGAGAGCAGCACGTTCTCCCGGCGGACGAACCGGAACTGCGGTGCCGCGTTGTGGAAGCCCGTCAACCGGAGCACGTCGCCGACGCGGTACCGGTTCAGCCCGGCGTACGTGGTGATCACCACCTCGTACTCGTTCCCCGGCTCCACGAGCTGGCCCGCGTCCTCCAGGACTCGAAGTAGGCCGTGGTGGGCATGATGGTGTAGGACACCTCGGACGGGCCGCACAGCGGGCGGAGGTTGATGCCGAAGTAGCACTCGGAGGACGCGTACGAGTGGGACACCATCGGCAGGCCGCCGCCATAGTACTCCAGCGCAGGGACGTACAGCGCCGGTCACGATGACGTCGAGGTACTTGGTTCTCGGCCAGATGCGCGTGATGATGCCGGCACATTCGCCCTCGCAGCACGGGTCCCGGACGAACTGGGCGAGCTTGGGGTCCGGATGGCAGAGTACGCCGGCGACCGCCTCGCGCACGGACGCGCCGGCCTCGATGTCAGAGGCGAGCTGCTCCCAGTTGAGCTGGAGGAAGCGGATGGCGCGCAGCAGACTGGGCGCGAACACGGCACCCATGCGGAGCACGTGGTGGCGCCGGCGACCGCCTCGCGCACAGACTCATATCTCTTTGGATTATTTGTTGACCGCGCGACAACAATATGAAAAATTGTCTAGTAGTTTGATCAATATGCTTTACTTATGGTTTCATATTTCTTGCAtatttaaaaatagataatgtaactcgTTGTGCACTTAGGATTGCATATTTACCGGCGAATTACAGGGGAATTTATGGAAAGGTTTCTTAAAAAGATGAAGGCATCGACACAAGATTATAATGTTGGTCCATCACGTGAACCCCATGATGCCCCGTCTTCGGCACATGAACCAGATGACGATCTCGCACAAACAAACAATGCCTCGACATATGAACAACATTTACACATTGTTACAGTGGGTTCATCTCAAGCTCGAAGAAATCAATTTTGGTAAGAAACTTTACTACCAAATATTTTAAATTGTGTATTACTTTTATGTATATCATTGCttgttatccatcccttgcatagtgTACATGTGGCTAGTATAGTGTATATGTGGGCACCGGGACATTTTTGTTCTGGGTCTGCCCCTGTTCCCGCCCGAAgccagctacccgcattcatgCTGGCTCAAAGCCGACGCCGCTCACTGGAGCCAACATTGAAGCGGCTCAACGGCAGAGAGCACCACCTGCTGCGTAGGCATTCATCTGCCAGCGTACCTCCATTAAACCGGCACGTGTGCCgaggaacctactccggcgcctaaGTGCCACACGTTCGTTCCTGTGCCGACGAGCATTAAACAACTCTCCGGCTGGCTCCCCACATCCGCCTGAGATATAAACGTGTCCAGGCGCCGGGCTAGAACTGGTGCTTCTTTCAAAGTCCCATTATAAGGACATAACTAATGCATCAAGGCTAATGAACTAGTGGTCGTGGTCAATTTATACGTAATTGCTACATTGTACAATGTTAAAATCAAATCAAATGGTTTATAATGGTACGATTCTTACATTAGTACAGGTTTGCTAGTTCCATACATACCATTAGAATTCCTTTGTCGTGCTAGTTACCGAGGAAATGACACTTTTTGAGCAAGTACATAGGTAGCAAAGAAGAAACTACAAGACCTGAGTTCATTGCCCATAATCATAGGCACTGTTTTGCAGGAATCCTGAGGCCAGTATGCATATAATCAACATGATCTTCACATACTTCAATCACAGATAGCTCGTCACTGGCACGTCGTGCTGTTTGTCTGCTTGATGGGTTAGGCTCCAGACACCGAGCTGCAACACTGAGGATGTAGTATATTTCCCTAGCAGTTTCAGCATTAGGGACAATGAGCCTTGAGTCTAGCACATCTTGCAAGCACACATCATTATTTTTGGTGGACGACAAGAGAGAAAAGAGAAAATCTCCTGGATGGTATCCCATAAATAGCTCTAGAACAAGAACTCCGAAGCTGTATACATCACATTTCTCCGTCACATTCTCTGTATATGATAGCTCTGCAATTAATACCAATTAATTAGTGTATGTGTTGCAACTAAACAATTCAAGTTTCATTGACATCACATTTTACATGTATGTGCATATGTAGTGCCAAAACTATATAAGTATTTGATGAGGTTTATTTTTTTTACCTGGGGCAATATAGCCTTTCGTCCCAACAAGACTTGTGAGATTTCGACCATCAATATTGAGAATTTTAGCCATACCGAAGTCGGAGATGCAAGCCCTAAATTCCAGATCAAGTAAAATGTTGTTGCTTGTTATATCTCTGTGGACTATTGGTAATGAACAATCATGATGCATGTATGCCAAAGCATGAACAACATCTAGTGCAATATTTATCCGCCTTCTCCAGTCCAATTCAATTGCCCTTTCATTGTTccttagtgtttctgccaagtttCCCCTCTCCATATATTCATAGATAAGATATTTGCCTTGGCTACAGGAACAATATCCAAATAGTTTTACGATGTTTCTATGCCGAGTCTGCACCAATGCCTCGATTTCACTGTTGAATACCAACTCGTTCACACAATTGTTATCTTCAATCATGTGTATCTTCTTCACTGCAAATATTTCAGATGTTGCAAGTTTGGCTTTATAGACAGATCCATATCCCCCAGTCCCTATGCAATGTGTTTCACTAAAATCATTGGTTGCTTCAACTATCTGTTTAAATACATCTTCCCCATCAAAATTCCAAATAGAGAATATTTTTTTGGGTGTTGATATATCCTCTTTAATTTTCATGGATTTCTTCCTTGCATTTGTGAACATCAACGCCGCCGCAACAAGAATAAGAGATACTAGAGTAATCATGGCTAGTACAAGTGTTTTGTATCGTTTCCTTTTCCCTCCACTCCAAGTTGTGTTATTGCAAGGAGGCAATCCTTTCACTATGCCACATAGCATCTTATTATGGATGAACCACTGAACTGGAGCTCCTTTGAAGAGCTTACTCTCTGGGACTGGTCCTTCCAATTCATTGTAAGACAAATCAATGGATGTCAAGCTTTTCATACTCTGAAATGATGATGGGATTACACCATAAAGTTCATTGTGTGAAAGATTCAAATTATCCAGCATTATCAGACCACTAAGTTGGCTAGGTATTTTCCTAGTAAATGAATTATCACTTAAATCCAACATGTCATGTAAGTTGTTCAACACCCCAAGCACTACAGGGATGTTTCCTTTaaaattattgtgactcaaattcaATGAGCGGAGCTTCAAACAATTCTCAATTGATCCTTGTACCAAACCACTAAGGTTATTTGATGATAAATCCAACAACTCTAGACTGGACAATGCTCCAAATTCTTGTGGTATGCTTCCATGGAATAAATTATCGGCAAGATGCAGCTGGAATAATCGTTCTAAATTGCCTAGTTCTCTAGGAAGCTCTCCTTCGAGACTGTTTGAGGAGAGATCAAGTACATTTAGCTGAGATAGCCTCCCCATACTTGCAGGTATTTTCCCTGTGATGTTGTTGTTTGATATGCCTAGCTTGGTAAGATGATGACATCCTCCCCAGTGATAAGACAAATGACCAAATAGTTTATTTGAACTCATGTCCATATAAACAAGATTAGGATGAACTCCCAACTCAGAGATATCACCTTCTATTTGATTCCTTTCAAGACGAACTCGAACTAGGCTTTTGCAGTTTCCCAAACTTGATGGCAATTGTCCATTTAGATTGTTATCAAATGCAGTTAAATTCTGGAGAAGGCCTCCAGCACACAACTCAGGTGGCAAGGGACCAGAGAAATTGTTTGCACCGAGTTGCAGTACCACAAGATTCATAAAGGTACCGATTCCTTGAGGAATATGTCCAGAGAGATTATTATCACCGAGACGCAATTTTCTGAGCTTAGTCAACTTTCCGAAGGCATCAGGGATGGAACCCGTGAGCTTGTTATTGCTAAGAGCCAATTCTTGTAAATCCACCAGGTAACTGAGTTCTCGGGGAATATGTCCGGTTAACTGATTACCATCAAGGCGCAAGCCAGTGAGCTTAGCCAAACTTCCAAAGGTACCGGGAATGGATCCCATGAGTTTGTTGTTGCTAAGTTCTAA
This window harbors:
- the LOC119358671 gene encoding probable leucine-rich repeat receptor-like protein kinase At1g35710, yielding MEMSPLLKLVSITLLLITWFPHTMAATSLLEEQAEALLAWKATLPSHPTQLQSWGSANNSAWPCSWHGIRCSKHRARRREVITEISLAGLGLGGELDNLNFTVLHTLMSIQLSNNKIRGSFPPSLASSLPNLRHLMLQENELSGEIPSQIKLLESLVVLDFSANHLSGPIPTELGYLNKLARIDLSNNSFTGHIPRNLGKSTSITILYLGGNRLSGYIPQELGYLLCLNQLSLWKNKLIGSIPNSIGRLINLTGLYLWGNQLSGRIPQELGFLVNLEELDLSSNQLTGSIPSTFGSMSKLTMLHLFVNELSGYLPRELGNLSNLEDLELHNNQLMGFIPHIFVNLTKLSILRLDANHFYGYLPRELGYMVNLENLDLSENKLIGSIPNTFGSLTKLTRLYLYGNQFTGYIPRELGYLVNLEVLELSNNKLMGSIPGTFGSLAKLTGLRLDGNQLTGHIPRELSYLVDLQELALSNNKLTGSIPDAFGKLTKLRKLRLGDNNLSGHIPQGIGTFMNLVVLQLGANNFSGPLPPELCAGGLLQNLTAFDNNLNGQLPSSLGNCKSLVRVRLERNQIEGDISELGVHPNLVYMDMSSNKLFGHLSYHWGGCHHLTKLGISNNNITGKIPASMGRLSQLNVLDLSSNSLEGELPRELGNLERLFQLHLADNLFHGSIPQEFGALSSLELLDLSSNNLSGLVQGSIENCLKLRSLNLSHNNFKGNIPVVLGVLNNLHDMLDLSDNSFTRKIPSQLSGLIMLDNLNLSHNELYGVIPSSFQSMKSLTSIDLSYNELEGPVPESKLFKGAPVQWFIHNKMLCGIVKGLPPCNNTTWSGGKRKRYKTLVLAMITLVSLILVAAALMFTNARKKSMKIKEDISTPKKIFSIWNFDGEDVFKQIVEATNDFSETHCIGTGGYGSVYKAKLATSEIFAVKKIHMIEDNNCVNELVFNSEIEALVQTRHRNIVKLFGYCSCSQGKYLIYEYMERGNLAETLRNNERAIELDWRRRINIALDVVHALAYMHHDCSLPIVHRDITSNNILLDLEFRACISDFGMAKILNIDGRNLTSLVGTKGYIAPELSYTENVTEKCDVYSFGVLVLELFMGYHPGDFLFSLLSSTKNNDVCLQDVLDSRLIVPNAETAREIYYILSVAARCLEPNPSSRQTARRASDELSVIEVCEDHVDYMHTGLRIPAKQCL